The following proteins are encoded in a genomic region of Gossypium hirsutum isolate 1008001.06 chromosome D05, Gossypium_hirsutum_v2.1, whole genome shotgun sequence:
- the LOC107886448 gene encoding uncharacterized protein, producing the protein MEGCSSDGSTSFFSSRVADGWDLISTEFGLVEGSDINGGVTDSVTDHHQLNQGETSEASYQTTEGGGHGGRAKLTPAQRKENKRLSDHKYRQKRKITADEQAAEIKHLKEENEQLNAENRRLKQKILLSHGQLEHQCFSAQDHHGSRPEASDRLSSLQMNEIKNLQQMNSEAGTCSNDDTSISDLLMKIDADEESKVKFTDFTGLDGKHVTVGKYCFPLSLLSTLKLIINVYGDVAATSKMSPSITERIYVMFCASIKEMHDLRLEQITECRILKWRDAIKDALRMNFKVDFAMEHLKKIACAYIGLMERQRLEEVALRISKLEAELSASKKEHSKICEKSKVYMDTAKEFIGKPVSLGMLKAQNRRLEDRNRRRQRYLDDLEQSINNYRLENAQIMKTIQVKTQHYLDIETENIVLRAELSELNARLQSLNETVSISLMKESNDGEGGRIQS; encoded by the exons ATGGAGGGTTGTTCATCAGATGGGTCCACTTCGTTTTTTAGCTCAAGGGTGGCAGATGGATGGGATCTGATTAGCACTGAGTTTGGGTTAGTGGAGGGATCTGATATCAATGGTGGAGTCACGGATTCTGTAACAGACCATCACCAATTGAATCAAGGTGAAACATCAGAAGCTTCATACCAAACCACAGAAGGTGGTGGCCACGGCGGTAGAGCTAAGCTTACTCCAgctcaaagaaaagaaaacaaaagactAAGTGATCACAAGTATAGGCAAAAGCGCAAG ATAACAGCAGATGAACAGGCTGCCGAGATTAAACACTTGAAAGAGGAAAATGAACAGTTAAATGCTGAGAATAGAAGGTTAAAACAGAAAATACTGCTCTCCCATGGGCAACTTGAGCATCAATGTTTTTCAGCCCAG GATCACCATGGATCTAGACCTGAAGCTTCAGACAGG CTCAGCAGTTtacaaatgaatgaaataaaaaatctgCAGCAGATGAATTCTGAAGCTGGAACATGCAGTAATGATGATACATCCATTTCCGACCTTCTTATGAAGATCGATGCTGATGAGGAGAGCAAAGTGAAGTTCACGGACTTCACTGGCTTAGATGGGAAGCACGTCACAGTAGGCAAATATTGTTTCCCACTGTCCCTACTTTCGACTCTAAAACTCATCATTAATGTTTACGGTGATGTTGCTGCAACAAGTAAGATGAGCCCGAGTATTACCGAGAGGATCTATGTAATGTTCTGCGCTTCAATCAAAGAGATGCATGATCTACGACTTGAGCAAATCACCGAGTGTAGGATATTGAAGTGGAGAGATGCCATCAAGGATGCTTTACGTATGAATTTCAAGGTGGATTTCGCCATGGAACATTTGAAGAAAATTGCTTGCGCTTATATCGGTTTAATGGAACGTCAAAGGCTGGAGGAGGTGGCTTTAAGGATCTCCAAGTTAGAGGCTGAGTTGAGTGCTAGCAAAAAGGAGCACTCTAAGATATGTGAAAAGTCCAAGGTGTACATGGATACTGCAAAAGAGTTCATTGGCAAGCCTGTTAGCTTGG GAATGTTGAAAGCTCAGAACAGGCGCTTGGAAGACCGGAACAGGCGAAGACAAAGGTACTTAGATGATCTTGAACAGTCAATCAACAACTATAGACTTGAAAATGCCCAG ATAATGAAAACGATACAAGTAAAAACCCAGCATTACTTGGACATTGAGACCGAAAACATTGTGCTGAGAGCTGAACTATCGGAACTTAATGCGAGATTGCAGAGCTTGAATGAGACTGTGAGCATCAGTTTGATGAAAGAAAGCAATGATGGTGAGGGTGGCAGGATACAATCATAA